DNA sequence from the Actinomycetes bacterium genome:
GCACGATCCAGAGGTTGCTCACCCGTTGCGCAACGAATATTGCATTCGAGTCGTCGGAAGAGTCCATCGTCGCCCGGAGGGCAACGAGAATTCGGACCTAGCGACCGGTGCGGTGGAAGTGTTCGCTGACACCGTGGAGGTGCTGTCAGAGGCCGACGCACTGCCATTCCCCATTGATGATCACTTGCAGGTCGGGGAGGAGGCTCGGCTGCGCTGGCGCTATCTCGATCTGCGTCGCGCTCAGCCAGCAGCTGCGTTGCGGATGCGTAGTCGGGTGAATCAGTTGGCGCGAGAGGTGCTTTCGGCGCAGGACTTCGTTGAGGTGGAGACTCCGACATTAACTCGGTCCACACCAGAGGGTGCACGAGACTTCCTGGTCCCGGCGAGGTTGTCGCCGGGACATTGGTACGCACTGCCGCAATCGCCGCAGTTGTTTAAGCAGCTGCTGATGGTGGCGGGTATGGAGCGCTACTACCAGCTCGCTCGTTGCTATCGCGATGAGGATTTCCGGGCCGATCGCCAGCCAGAATTTACACAGTTGGACATCGAGATGTCCTTCGTGGACCAAGAAGATGTCATCGAGGTCGGTGAGGCAGTAGTAAGGGCGCTGTGGTCGGGCGTGGCGAACCATGAGATCGGCGACATCCCGCGGATGACGTATACCGAGGCGATGGCTCGGTTCGGTTCCGACAAGCCAGATCTGCGGTTTGGTGTGGAACTGGTGGAACTGACCGACTATTTCGCCGACACACCGTTCCGAGTGTTCCAGGCTGATTACGTCGGTGCGATTGTGATGCCCGGTGGTGCGTCCCAGCCGCGGCGCACCCTGGATGGTTGGCAGGAATGGGCGCGGCAACGCGGTGCCAAGGGGCTTGCTTACGTCCTCGTGGGTGAAGACGGGGAACTCGGTGGCCCGGTGGCCAAGAATCTCAGTGAGTCAGAACGAGCTGGACTCGCCGCTGCAGCCGGGGCTGAGCCCGGTGACTGTATTTTCTTCGCGGCTGGCCCCACCGCTACGGCGCGGGCTTTGCTCGGTGCCGCACGGGTTGAGGTAGCGGAGCGATTGGAGTTGTTCGACCCGGCGCAATGGTCGTTCGTCTGGGTTGTCGATGCGCCAATGTTCGAGCAGGTTGAGGACGACGCCGGCAACAAGGCGTGGACGTCGGTGCATCATCCCTTCACGTCGCCGAATGAGGAGTGGCTGGGTCGGTTCGAAGAGTCACCGGGGGAAGCACTGGCATGGGCCTACGACTTGGTCTGCAACGGCAATGAAATCGGCGGCGGCTCTATCCGTATTCATCGCAGTGACGTGCAGCAGCGGGTTTTTTCGGTGCTGGGGATTGAGCCGCATGATGCGCAAGAGAAGTTCGGCTTCCTCCTCGAAGCGTTCCGCTATGGACCACCACCTCACGGCGGTATCGCCTTTGGTTGGGATCGCATCTGTATGTTGCTGGCGGGAACGACCAGTCTGCGCGACGTGATCGCTTTTCCGAAGACCGGTGGCGGTGGTGATCCGCTGACAGGCGCCCCCGCGCCGATCACTCCGGAGCAGCGTGCTGATGCCTTCATTGATGTGATTCCAGGCGATGAAGACGAAGCTGCCATCGGCAATCGCCCGGGGCGGGAAGTGCTGCCGGACCGAAAGCGTAACTAGCTCGTGTCGCTGTTCGAGTCAGAGGCCACCGGACAGCAGCCGCTGGCTGCTCGAATGCGACCGCGGCGACTCGGCGAAGTCATCGGCCAAAACCACATCATCGGACCAGGGTCGCCGCTCGTCGATCTGATTGCTGGTTCGGGTGGATCGTCGGTGCTGCTGTGGGGGCCACCGGGAACCGGGAAAACCACGCTGGCTCGACTAGTAGCGACCGAACGGGGCGCAACCTTTAACGAGTTATCTGCTGTTTCAGCGACCATCAAGGATGTTCGGGCTGTCGTGGAACAGGGACGGCGAGAACGGGAGTTGTATGCCCGGGACTCGGTGCTATTCATCGATGAGATTCATCGGTTCAGTAAGACCCAACAGGACGCTTTGCTGCCAGCAGTCGAGAACGGCTGGGTGGTGCTTGTCGGGGCGACCACCGAGAACCCCTCATTTGCGGTGATTCCCGCGCTATTGAGTCGTAGTCTGCTGGTGCCGCTGCATCCGTTGGAGCAATCGGATGTGCAGCAAGTGTTGCAGCGCGCACTGGCCGACGAACGAGGCTTAGGCGGGGCGGTCACGCTGACCGATGAGGCTGCGGAACTCATTGCCCGAATGGCTGGCGGTGACGCTCGCAAAGCGTTGACCACGCTGGAAGCGGCGGCAGCAGGAGACATCGCGCAGGTAGACGTGGCCCTCGTCGAACAGGTGCTGCAACAAAGCGCCCCGCGATACGACCGTGCCGGAGATCGGCACTACGACGTGACTAGTGCGCTGATCAAGAGCATCCGAGGCAGTGATGTCGATGCGGCGTTGCATTACTTGGCCATTATGTTGTCGGCCGGAGAAGATCCACGTTTCATTTCGCGTCGGCTAGTGATCTTGGCCAGCGAAGATATCGGAGTAGCCGACCATACGTCGCTACTTCTAGCCACCGCTGCACATGAAGCGGTGTCCTTCGTGGGTTTACCTGAGGCGGGCCACACCTTGGCCCACGCGACGATTCACCTTGCATTAGCTCCGAAGTCGAACGCGGTCAAGGAGGCACTGCTGGCTGCCCAGGCGGACGTTGCTGCCGGACGTACCGGACCGGTTCCTGCGGCATTACGAGATGGCTCCACTGCGAGCGCTCGTGCTGATGGTGCCGGGCGGGGTTATCGCTATCCGCATGACTATCCGCAAGGAATTGTCGCGCAACAGTATGCGCCAGACGTCGCGGTCGGGCGACGCTACTACTTGCCTAGCAGTCACGGGAACGAAGCGCGTGCGGCGGCGGCGCTGGATCGAGTTCGGCAGGAACTAGCGGGCGAAGGTCAGGTTCCACCAGAGGCGTAGCGACAGCACTCAGCCCAGTTGACTACTTTGGGCAGTCTTAGCGGCACGCTTAGTAGCCTTTGTGGCTAATTACCGCTGCTGGTTACCCCCTAGGGGATGTCTGTCTTACAGTGAGCGAAGCGCACATCTTGGGAGGGATCTCTGCGGCCTCCGCGAATATGCGGTGACAGGCGGCGGGGTTGGCGGCAAATGAAGAGCTTAATTGGAGTGGAGTCTTCGCAGTTAGAAACAACTGCGTCGGAACGGCGAGCAACTTTGCTCATCGCACTGGGGGTTCTCCTGGTGTCGGTGCCCATCTTTGTCTGGGGCAGTACGGAAATGACGCCGAACCCCTTCCTGATAGCCAGCGGAGCCGGCGGTGTGTTTGTAGTTGAGGTCTTCTTGGCCTTTGCCTTTCTGACCCATACGCAACTTTCCGGATCGCGATTCTCGCTGATTTTCGGTATTGCCTGCGCGGCTCCGGCCATCACGGTGCTGCCCTGGTTCTTGCTAGATGCGGCGGTCATGTCAGAGGTCGACACGGGCCTCGGCAACACCCTACGGCTGCTGGGTAAAGCGGAGTTCTTGGCGCTTGTGGTGATTGGGTTTGAGGTTCGCCGACGTGATTCGCAGGCCGCTGTCGATCGCAAGCGAGTCTTTACCGTGGTTGGCTGGGCCTCGGCCGCAGTGCTTGCGGTATCCCTGCTGCTAGGCCTGCCCATCGCCGCCGGGTGGGAATCAGCGGCAGCAATCCAGTTCGGTATCGCAGCATTGGCAAGCCTCATCGCCGTGGTGGGGCCGCTCATGATGCTCAAAGGCTGGGGTCAAGCCGATCGACTGCAGACAACGATGTTTCTAGTAGTGGTCGCGGTCGGGCTGGGTGCATTGAGCGCGTCGATTTACTCCGATCCATGGACGCTCGGCTGGTACGCCAATCGAATCATCAACGCTGTGGCAGCCTTTGTCGCGTTGTTGCTAGTGATGGTGGTTTCGCGACGATTGGAGGTTGACCGGTACAACCGGATTGAGGAGTTAGACAAACTCAGGCAGGAACAACAGCGCCACTACGACCGGCTTTGGGAGATCAGTCGCACCGACGATCTCACCCAGCTTGCTACTCGACCAGTACTCATTGAGGAAATCCGACGTTGTCTTGCTGAGTCAAGAAACTCAGTCCTAGTTCTGGTCGATTTGGATGGTTTCAAGGGGATCAATGATCGATACGGTCATGCAGCGGGCGATGCACTGCTACAGAACCTTGCCGAGCGACTCCGCGCCAACGGGCGACCGGAAGACATCTGCGCACGCATGGGCGGCGATGAGTTCGCCATCTTCTTGCACGATGCGGAGGATCTCGCCAGTGTGCACCGCCGTCTGGAACAGATCGTTCGGGGACTGTCAGCGCCAGTCGACTGGGAGCACACCCAGTTGACCGTGACGGCCAGCGCCGGATACACCGTTCTGTCAGCTGACGATCAAGACGAGCAGCTGGCAATGTACCGAGCTGATGTCGCGCTTTATGGGGCAAAAGCGCAGGGGGGCAACCGGGTAGTTCGCTTCCGGCATGCCGGACCCACGATGTTTGATGTACTGGACGCCGCAGTGTGCCCGCACCAGCAACAGCGACTGGTGCTCTACTACCAGCCGGTGCGCTCTTTGTCCGGAGGTCAGGTCCACCACTATGAGGCGTTGCTGCGCTTGCGAGATATTGACGGTTCAGTGCGCTCAGCAAGTGATCTCCTCCAAATGTTCGGCGAGCACGGCCGCATGGGCGAGATTGGTCACCGAGTCCTAGATCAGGTCATGCTGGATCTGAGCAGCAGCCTGTTGCAGGTTGGTCGGATTTCCATCAATCTCAGCAGCCAAGAATTGGTCGATCCGCTCCTGCTAGACCGGCTGCTTAACGGCGATATCGCTGCCCACCGTAATCAGATCATCTTGGAAGTGGATGAGGCCAATGTCCGCGGTGACGAAGTTGCCGAGATCGTGCGAAGCCTGAAGTCGGGCGGATACGCAGTGGCCGTGGATAACTTCGGCAGCGGTGGCGGGAACTTGATCATGCTTGATCACATCAGTCCGGTTCTAGTGAAGTTGTCGTCGGACTTCTCGGTCCATGCCGGAGGTCTACAGGCGGGTGCCCGTCGGCTGCGAATCGCTGCAGACGTGATTCGGGAACTCGGTGCCTTGTCGGTGATCAAGGGCCTAGAAACGGAGCAAGAGAGTTGGATGGCGAACGCAACCGGCGTTGACCTGGCGCAAGGGCTACTTCTGGGAGCCCCCCTTGCGCCCGCTAACTTGAGCCTGGCTGACTAACTGTCGATGCTGTCACGCGCAGTGCAACCGGCCCGCCTGATCCGCTCTCGGTAAGGGCGGCGGCGTCAAACGGGTGCTGCCTCGGCGGCGCTACCCGGAGTTCCGCGAGTTTCCTAGACTCACCCTGGCCCGCCGAAGCCCAGCAGTTCACTGGACCGGAAGTCGCTGGGGTAGCCTCGGACCGTTGGGTTCGGAAGGGGACAGCATGAGCAGGCTTCTATGGATGGGAATCGGCGCGGCCGGGGGCATCTACACCTACCGACGTGGGCAGCGCGTGTGGGATCGCGCGAAGGAGCGAGGTTGGGGCGGAAGCGCCACGCTGGTCGCTTCGGCGACGATGTCCGCGATCCAGACGGTCCGGGTTGGCATGCTCGAGCAGCAGCTAGCCGCGGTGCAGTCGGCCAATACGGCAACTGGGTCTCGGGAGAGCAGTCGCCGCGGGGTGGAGCGTGAGGCTTCGCCGGCGGACCTGGTTCCGCCTTCCCGGTCGTACCAGAGCCGCCGCGCTGTCACACTGGGCTAATGGATTCCGCTGAGATCAGGTCGCGGTTCCTGGCATTCTTCGCTGACCGCGACCACACGGTCGTGCAGTCAGCATCGCTATTGCTGGATGATCCGACCCTGCTGTTTGTCAACGCCGGCATGGTGCCATTCAAACCGTATTTCCTCGGAGAGGCCCCGCCGCCCTATCCGCGGGCAACCTCAGTTCAAAAGTGCGTTCGAACTCTCGATATCGAGGAAGTGGGCAAAACTACTCGGCACGCGTCGTTTTTCCAGATGGCGGGAAACTTTTCCTTCGGGGACTACTTCAAGGCGAAGGCCATCCCGTTCGCTTGGGAGTTGCTGACTAACTCGCAGTCCGATGGTGGCTACGGATTCGATCCAGACCGGATTTGGGTAACCGTTTACCACGACGACGACGAAGCAGCAGAGATTTGGCGTCGTGACGTTGGGGTGCCAACTGAGCGAATTCAGCGGCGTGGTCAGGCGGACAACTACTGGTCGATGGGTGTGCCGGGCCCGTGCGGTCCGTGCTCAGAGATCTATTACGACCGTGGTCCCGACTTCGGTCGCGAGGGTGGTCCGGTCGTGGATGAGGACCGCTACCTCGAAGTGTGGAACTTAGTCTTCATGCAAAACGAGCGAGGAGAGGGACCCGCCAAAGAGAATTACCCGATCCTCGGCGATCTGCCCGCCAAGAACATCGATACCGGAATGGGTCTGGAACGGATGGCTGCCCTCCTACAGGGCGTCGACAATATTTATGAGATTGACACCAGCCGGGTCCTCCTCGACCGCGCCACCGAGATCAGTGGCGCCCGCTACGGTGCAGATGCGCAGCAAGACGTGTACCTGCGCGTGGTTGCCGATCATGCCCGGACCTGCACTTTTCTGATTAACGATGGGGTAGTGCCTGGCAACGAGGGTCGCGGTCATGTGTTGCGACGACTCATGCGTCGGGTCATCCGAAATATGCGGCTACTCGGTGCCAGCGAACCGGTGATGTCGCAGCTGGTAGGTGCGACGGTATCCGCCATGGCGCCGCAATACCCCGAGTTGGAACGTGAACAGCGTCGAATCGACACGGTAGCCGCCACCGAGGAGGAGGCCTTCCTACGTACCCTCAAGGCGGGCAATCAGGTCTTTGACCTCGCGGTGGCCGACTCCCGCAGCTCCGGCAGCACGCAACTGGACGGCGATCGCGCTTTCCAGCTGCACGACACTCATGGCTTTCCGATCGAACTCACGCTGGAGATGGCTGCCGAGCAGGGACTGAGTGTGGACGCGGATGGCTTTCGCCGCCTCATGGCCGAACAAAAAGAACGAGCCAAGGCCGATGCCCGCGCTCGCAAAGCCGGGCTCACCCCGGCCACTATTTATCGGTCAGTACTGGAACGGTCCGGTGCGACAGATTTCACTGGCTACACCGAGACCGAAACGCAAGGTGCGATCGTGGGGCTGTTGCGGGACGGCGATGACGTCGCAGAGGTGACTCAGGGCGACGAGGTCGAAGTTGTACTGGATCGCACGCCGTTTTACGCCGAGGGTGGCGGCCAGTTGGGTGACCACGGTCGGATCGTGACCGAGGACGGTTCGGTAGTGGATGTTTACGACGTCCAAAGCCCGGTTCCCGGTCTGTTTGTGCATCGCGGCACCGTCGCAGCAGGCGAGTTGCGCAGAGGAGAAACCGCGCTCGGCGAAATCGATGCCAGCCGACGAGCCGGCATCAGTCGTGCTCACACAGCCACCCACATGATTCACAAGGCGTTCCGAGAAATGCTCGGTGAGACCGC
Encoded proteins:
- the aspS gene encoding aspartate--tRNA ligase; this translates as MLRSTDAGSLSEADVDREITLAGWIARRRDHGGIAFLDFRDASGVAQVVVHDPEVAHPLRNEYCIRVVGRVHRRPEGNENSDLATGAVEVFADTVEVLSEADALPFPIDDHLQVGEEARLRWRYLDLRRAQPAAALRMRSRVNQLAREVLSAQDFVEVETPTLTRSTPEGARDFLVPARLSPGHWYALPQSPQLFKQLLMVAGMERYYQLARCYRDEDFRADRQPEFTQLDIEMSFVDQEDVIEVGEAVVRALWSGVANHEIGDIPRMTYTEAMARFGSDKPDLRFGVELVELTDYFADTPFRVFQADYVGAIVMPGGASQPRRTLDGWQEWARQRGAKGLAYVLVGEDGELGGPVAKNLSESERAGLAAAAGAEPGDCIFFAAGPTATARALLGAARVEVAERLELFDPAQWSFVWVVDAPMFEQVEDDAGNKAWTSVHHPFTSPNEEWLGRFEESPGEALAWAYDLVCNGNEIGGGSIRIHRSDVQQRVFSVLGIEPHDAQEKFGFLLEAFRYGPPPHGGIAFGWDRICMLLAGTTSLRDVIAFPKTGGGGDPLTGAPAPITPEQRADAFIDVIPGDEDEAAIGNRPGREVLPDRKRN
- a CDS encoding replication-associated recombination protein A, with amino-acid sequence MRPRRLGEVIGQNHIIGPGSPLVDLIAGSGGSSVLLWGPPGTGKTTLARLVATERGATFNELSAVSATIKDVRAVVEQGRRERELYARDSVLFIDEIHRFSKTQQDALLPAVENGWVVLVGATTENPSFAVIPALLSRSLLVPLHPLEQSDVQQVLQRALADERGLGGAVTLTDEAAELIARMAGGDARKALTTLEAAAAGDIAQVDVALVEQVLQQSAPRYDRAGDRHYDVTSALIKSIRGSDVDAALHYLAIMLSAGEDPRFISRRLVILASEDIGVADHTSLLLATAAHEAVSFVGLPEAGHTLAHATIHLALAPKSNAVKEALLAAQADVAAGRTGPVPAALRDGSTASARADGAGRGYRYPHDYPQGIVAQQYAPDVAVGRRYYLPSSHGNEARAAAALDRVRQELAGEGQVPPEA
- a CDS encoding EAL domain-containing protein, with protein sequence MKSLIGVESSQLETTASERRATLLIALGVLLVSVPIFVWGSTEMTPNPFLIASGAGGVFVVEVFLAFAFLTHTQLSGSRFSLIFGIACAAPAITVLPWFLLDAAVMSEVDTGLGNTLRLLGKAEFLALVVIGFEVRRRDSQAAVDRKRVFTVVGWASAAVLAVSLLLGLPIAAGWESAAAIQFGIAALASLIAVVGPLMMLKGWGQADRLQTTMFLVVVAVGLGALSASIYSDPWTLGWYANRIINAVAAFVALLLVMVVSRRLEVDRYNRIEELDKLRQEQQRHYDRLWEISRTDDLTQLATRPVLIEEIRRCLAESRNSVLVLVDLDGFKGINDRYGHAAGDALLQNLAERLRANGRPEDICARMGGDEFAIFLHDAEDLASVHRRLEQIVRGLSAPVDWEHTQLTVTASAGYTVLSADDQDEQLAMYRADVALYGAKAQGGNRVVRFRHAGPTMFDVLDAAVCPHQQQRLVLYYQPVRSLSGGQVHHYEALLRLRDIDGSVRSASDLLQMFGEHGRMGEIGHRVLDQVMLDLSSSLLQVGRISINLSSQELVDPLLLDRLLNGDIAAHRNQIILEVDEANVRGDEVAEIVRSLKSGGYAVAVDNFGSGGGNLIMLDHISPVLVKLSSDFSVHAGGLQAGARRLRIAADVIRELGALSVIKGLETEQESWMANATGVDLAQGLLLGAPLAPANLSLAD
- the alaS gene encoding alanine--tRNA ligase, which codes for MDSAEIRSRFLAFFADRDHTVVQSASLLLDDPTLLFVNAGMVPFKPYFLGEAPPPYPRATSVQKCVRTLDIEEVGKTTRHASFFQMAGNFSFGDYFKAKAIPFAWELLTNSQSDGGYGFDPDRIWVTVYHDDDEAAEIWRRDVGVPTERIQRRGQADNYWSMGVPGPCGPCSEIYYDRGPDFGREGGPVVDEDRYLEVWNLVFMQNERGEGPAKENYPILGDLPAKNIDTGMGLERMAALLQGVDNIYEIDTSRVLLDRATEISGARYGADAQQDVYLRVVADHARTCTFLINDGVVPGNEGRGHVLRRLMRRVIRNMRLLGASEPVMSQLVGATVSAMAPQYPELEREQRRIDTVAATEEEAFLRTLKAGNQVFDLAVADSRSSGSTQLDGDRAFQLHDTHGFPIELTLEMAAEQGLSVDADGFRRLMAEQKERAKADARARKAGLTPATIYRSVLERSGATDFTGYTETETQGAIVGLLRDGDDVAEVTQGDEVEVVLDRTPFYAEGGGQLGDHGRIVTEDGSVVDVYDVQSPVPGLFVHRGTVAAGELRRGETALGEIDASRRAGISRAHTATHMIHKAFREMLGETATQMGSENAPGRLRFDFPSPGPIPETVLTDAEALVNDVLQDDLKVSAAQMSQDEAVALGAMALFGEKYGDVVRVVSVGDWAHELCGGTHARTSGQLGVVKFLSESSIGAGVRRVEALVGADAYRFLAKEHHLMSQISQLVKAPSEEVPDRVAGMIQRLKEAEKELEQIRKTQMLSQVESMMGSGNDIGPYRIWTVRAPDGLSGGDLRQLVTRARDLANPERSVGLLVATADDGKISLAAAVNQRGQDAGLSARELLAAALPAVDGRGGGKVDMAQGGGSKPEGLEDAFTAVRDFVAGRVK